Below is a window of Epinephelus fuscoguttatus linkage group LG12, E.fuscoguttatus.final_Chr_v1 DNA.
AGCAGCACCCGGGATTTCGATGAGGAAGTCACTGCCCACCTGTGCAGGTAAGAAACCCTGAAGGCTGCAcagaaactgctgctgctgaagttgCTGTTGAGGTTGCTGTTGCTCATGTTGCTTGTGTTGCTCATGTTGCTCCTGTGTTGCAGGTGTcactgtgttgctgttgttgtcatgGTCTCTTGCAGTCCTGGTCCTGATGAAGGCGTCCAGGTGGTCGGAGGTGCTCCCAGTCAACCAGTTCTCCTCAGACCTCTTCAGTAGGCGAAGAGGAGGAACTGCCTGCAGCTCGGTCTGGATGAAGCTCACCCTCTCCGGGTGGGGCTGCAGGGTGGGGGCGAAGACCGGCAGGGCAGAGAAAGGCTGCAGAGTGGGGGGGAAGACTGGCAGGGCAGAGGGGGGCTGCAGAGTGGGGGGGAAGACTGGCAGGGCAGAGGGGGGCTGCAGGGTGGGGGGGGAGACCGGCAGGGCGGAGGGGGTGTATAAACATGGGTGTAGGATCTGGTGCGAGGTTTTTGGGGCAGACTGAGACATCAACCCCAGGACCAGATCCTCATCCTGGGTGGAGGGTGGAGGCTTGGTCCCCTGGGGGTGTCtgatggaggagggaggggtgggcGGGACAAACACTGAGGGGGGGAGGGAGGTCCCAGCCTGGTGACTCACACCTCCGGTTCTCCCTGCTTGGTCACTGCTGACAGGCCAGGTGACATCATCCGCCTCTCTTATCATTGGCTCGCTGCCGTGTCTTTGTTGACTGAGTCTGTTGCTCTGATCCCTgtcctgtgattggctgagagctGCAGTAACTTTGGTGACATGTCCTCGGGCATTCAGTGAACCTTTGACCCCCATCGCCTGCTGGTaggtggggggggggctgtCCTGCTGAGTGATCAACTTGAAACTTGATGTCTGGTTGTTATTGTCATGTGTTGTTGTGGAGAAAGACAGGCTGTAGGTGTTTTTAAGTAAACTCCTCACATCTCTGACCACGTGAACTGGAGCTTTAGACacgcctcctcctcccccctccctcccctgctGATGGAGGCCCATCTCAGGTTTCTTCTGCAGTTCGGAAGTTTTCCAGGTGTTCTGCTCCACCTGCATCTTCTTTGACAGAACACTCTTAATGATGCAGGAtgccatttttgttttggtttcatcCAAAGAGAATGACTTCTGCAGCCGCTGCCTCGGCGCTGACATTCCAACATCTCCGACAGCAAATCCTGAAAACCAGAAAT
It encodes the following:
- the prob1 gene encoding uncharacterized protein prob1, translated to MNNRLDQRGRGSGAGAGAGAGGGGEREFFLSTHRCPEVDLLPHHSCQTQIPPPCSVVPAETSCDVTCQGQTEENYLDISSTCCSKEEEEEEKEVKVEEDEEGSVSDWSEEDLSLHFSPSVILPSDEEESDPESGFECIDVTMDTQVKGSEGEGQKMVPKRLIQLKKKNNNAENNTEKLQVILKDGPAEGGGAYSEVSAKELLCPTIHRCPDLLLRQHSMPASLHMHSTTSSDVESYRVYRGLVGGASPGFAVGDVGMSAPRQRLQKSFSLDETKTKMASCIIKSVLSKKMQVEQNTWKTSELQKKPEMGLHQQGREGGGGGVSKAPVHVVRDVRSLLKNTYSLSFSTTTHDNNNQTSSFKLITQQDSPPPTYQQAMGVKGSLNARGHVTKVTAALSQSQDRDQSNRLSQQRHGSEPMIREADDVTWPVSSDQAGRTGGVSHQAGTSLPPSVFVPPTPPSSIRHPQGTKPPPSTQDEDLVLGLMSQSAPKTSHQILHPCLYTPSALPVSPPTLQPPSALPVFPPTLQPPSALPVFPPTLQPFSALPVFAPTLQPHPERVSFIQTELQAVPPLRLLKRSEENWLTGSTSDHLDAFIRTRTARDHDNNSNTVTPATQEQHEQHKQHEQQQPQQQLQQQQFLCSLQGFLPAQVGSDFLIEIPGAAAAPRALLSSPAPHGCPAPIHMMLEPKSGRYFYVDAPPPPQRKMLLDPETGQYIQVFLPAARSAPNTGVFPVRCANSTPTVMHVAPAMVNPAPTILSVMQFQAPVAISSLYAPPSLPSTLHRPSVNFTHTAP